From Malus sylvestris chromosome 1, drMalSylv7.2, whole genome shotgun sequence:
CGAGACATGTACAGGTGGTAGGGCTTTTCTCTGTGTAAACTGTAAAGCGCTTTTTCTATGTACGTGCTTTTAACCAGCTGAGTGAATTCTAGCCAAGCTTTTCGGTGTTCTCATCCAGTTTGGATAATTAAGAAATGAGGAGCTCTGATGAGATCATTGATCCAATTTTGTGCTTGATTTTAACCGTGACCTGGAAACGGATAGGAAACTCTAATAAGCTCTTGTATTTAGTAATTTTTAACCGTGCTAGGGTAAGTCGCTTAAGCGCGAGTGTACAGCTCTTGACCACTGATCTATGTAGGTCGACATTGCATCAATGGTTAGGTGTTGCTCCATTTGTTTATTCGGCAACTGCCCTTGGGACCATGGAGGAGTGCAAAGTGGGTCCTATACTCAATGGGACCACTAAATCAGAAACATATTATCCCAAAGAATCTCGTTCGAAATAGATCtgtgttttcagttttcaaagtGCTTGTTTATATGTATACACCTATATATTTTCCAGCACGAAAATGAAATTTCAGTACAAGAATCTGCATCCGAATGCGAATCCTACGCCGGCAATGCCGAAACAAAGCGCCAAAGCTACAACCCAAGTGATGCCATCCCCATCATCGTCTCCTTTCGATCTGCCACAACCACAACTTGCCTTATTATTGTCTTCCTCCGCCCAATGTGACTGCAACCTTGAAACTTGAAGCTCAAGCAACCTCACCCATTGCTTGTAAGCAAACAACTCTTTAGCCTCCACAAGCAAGGCATTAGAGAGACGGTCTTTTTCCTTCTCCAACCTCTCAGACTTGTTCTCCGCCTCTCTCGCCCTCGTCTGCGACAGCCTCAACGCCTTCAGCAGCTCCAGTTTCTCATTCTCGCCGTCAATTTGGTTACCATCCGTGTCACACTGATCATCCGTGTGATCATCATTATCGCGATCCGAGTTCACGCGGCAAACCCCTTTCATGGATGACACAACAGTTTGACCCGAACCCGTAAAGAGTTTCGAGGGTGGAGGAAGATCGCAGTTCTGTATGAGGTGTAAGCCAGCAGTCTTGTGAGAAACAGCAGTTAGACCCAGAAACATTTCGTTCCCGTCAACAGCTTTAGGATTCGACTTTGTGTTATTAGATATCCACCCAGCCATTGATGTGTGATTGATCAGAAATTGAAAACTGCTTAATTTGTTGAGGATtgaaaatgtaaacaaaaagaaaattagaagtTTGGTCGGTGTGGTGGTGGGGTGGTTGGGAAAGACAaggattgagagagagagagagagagagagtagtgtGCCCGCAAGAAATGGGGTGTTAGGAATTAGGATTTGGCAAAACAAAAGCTACGAGGATTGAATACAAACGTAATTGTTGGTCATTGCTTTTAGTACAAAGGTTGGGAAAATTCCTTGCTTGCTTTGCTTGTTTGATTAGCTTTACACAAAAACAATACGTTATACAATTTGGTGGTGGGGAGAGAGATTCCCCCACCTAGACAATCACTTTGCAACTTTAATTTTGTCTTAACTCCTCAATATAAAAGGGGATTATGAAAAATTCAATGCACCAAAATCACAACGCTTGTAATCAACCTTTTAACTAACATATCATAGACTTTTAGCCTGCTTTTTACAAGAGAAAAATTGTCTCTACAGAATGTCTGGTCTTTTTAAATTGAAACGATAGCAGTTTTACTACTACAAATATTTTGGCTATGTTAGGGCCTAAAAACATCACTTAAAAGCCCAATCATTGTGTAAGTGTCACAAACCGAGCTTAAATCTATGTATAAAGTACGAAATGAAGGGTATGCATATTTACGATCATGTCATGCCAATAAAATATTAGTCTATTAGACGCCCAGCTCATACAACTCATGTATATTTATCGTGCTAAGCTGTATTGTAATATTAATACATTAATTTGAGTCACGCAAGGCAGGCGACATACTTAAATGAGCTCAAGCCACTTAAACGGGCTTGCCGAGTGCTTAGGAAAGACAAAGCATTGTGTTGTTGTGATGGAATGTCAATGACAAACTGGAAAGTCCAGCAACTTAGGGGCTCCCTACCTTAACAGACTTTTGATGCACAAGCTGCCAAAAAGAATTGAAAGATAagatttttctctcaaattttaTTTCACCTATATTTTCTTTCAAACAAACTATGCATAAAGATCATCTACCCTCTTCTATGGGTTTATGCTTTAGATGTCTACCCTCAAGCAAAATGACTTTCGTGACGAGTCCTTTCAGTGGCCTCAGAACTCATGGTATTTAGTGTTGAAAAATTCTAAAGCAAGTTCCCAGATTGAGTTGCATATTTAGCAACTCGGGGGCTCTATGcctataaagaaaaaaaagattcaTAATGCCCAGTTCACTTTTCCACAGCAAGATCCCAGGACATTATCATCCACGGTTCCTTTGTCATTTTTCGTTCACATGCTTCAGGTTTCTTTTCGAGACATCGACACCACCATGCCACTGTCCATGCTCGATATTCCCGTGACATCGCTAGAGTCCAGGCCAGCTCTACTAGAACCTCTGCCTACTACGTTCCACCATCCAATTTGGATGAGCATGATTACTTGGTGCTTACAATTTATAATGCCCGTGCTAGCATAATAACTTTTTATTAGCATGCACCGCTAAATCGCAGAACCAGATTGAGtatcaagattttttttttggggggggggttggGGGGAACATCACTGGTGAGCATTAATGGTGCATATGTATGCCGGAAAGGAATCCACAAACAACTCATAATAATTGTGGAACTATGAGGTATTGGAATTTTTGGGTCGCCGGGCCCGTTCCACTCTTATGACACTGATACTGTCTTCAACTACCACCTGCCCAATCCGTCAGATGTGAGATTTTACCACTACaggcctcggtattagttagagtagggtAATACTATTTAAGCCCCTTGGTTTCTTTTCACACCACCGATGTGGAACTTTAACACTATCCCTCATGTGTAATctcatttagtggttcacacgtGGAAATCCACATTGGTAATTGAAACTCAGAGGTCAGCTCACATTGGGCCCACTTGTTGTCAATTGACTCAGCGGTCGTCTCTATATTAAGAGTTTAGACTTGTTTTCTTATGAGTAACAAGCTCGTTGGTTTGCACACAAGCTCATTGGCTTGCACGGGCCCGAATCGTgggctttgataccatgttggAATTTTTTGGATCTCCGGGTTTGCCCCActctaacaacaccgatattgtacccaacttaaccacctgccaaatccgtcaggtgtgagattttaccacaaaagacctcggtattagttagagtagggtaatactatttaaaccCCTTGGTTTCTTTTcaccccaccgatgtgggactttaatactccccctcacgtgtaacctcatttagtggttcacacgtGGAGATCCATATCGGTAATTGAAACTCAGAGGTCAACTCACATTGGACCCATTTGTTTTCAATGGAACTCAACGGTCGTCTCTATATTAAGAGTTCAGACTTGTTTCCTTATGGGTGACAAGCTCGTTGGCTTACACACAAGCTCATTGGCTTGCATGGGGCCgaactgctctgataccatgttggaatTTTGGATTGCCGGTCCTGTCCCACTCTAACAACACTGATATTGTTTCCAACTTTACCACCTacccaatccgtcaggtgtggggttttacctcagaaggcctcggtattagttagagtagggtCATCCTATTTAAACCCTTGGTTTCTTTTcaccccaccgatgtgggactttaacactccccctcacgtGTAACCTCATTTAATACCAAGTCCTTTGTGGTAAAACTTCACACCTAACGGATTGGGAGTGTCGGTGTCGTTAGAGTAGAGCGGACTCGACGATCAAAAAATCCAACATGAGGGACATGGGGGATAATTTTTCCATCCCCTTCTGTACTAGCCTACAAGCAAAATGTCATGCTCATCTACCATCAATCATGAAAGCCAAGCAAACTCTGCTAATTTATCATAGTTAAGCACAGAGGCATCAGAAAGAGGAGGAACAACCACAACGATTGCAACCTTGAACTCAAGCCACCATGC
This genomic window contains:
- the LOC126628473 gene encoding uncharacterized protein LOC126628473, translated to MAGWISNNTKSNPKAVDGNEMFLGLTAVSHKTAGLHLIQNCDLPPPSKLFTGSGQTVVSSMKGVCRVNSDRDNDDHTDDQCDTDGNQIDGENEKLELLKALRLSQTRAREAENKSERLEKEKDRLSNALLVEAKELFAYKQWVRLLELQVSRLQSHWAEEDNNKASCGCGRSKGDDDGDGITWVVALALCFGIAGVGFAFGCRFLY